Sequence from the Actinomyces slackii genome:
TGCCCGCGGCGCCGGGCACCAGCACCAGCCCCGAGGCGCTGGGGGAGACCCCGAAGACCATCTGCACATAGGTGGGCAGGTAGCCGTTGAGCCCGAACAGGCAGCCCAGGGCGATCACCGAGACCGCCGTGGCCACCGCGAAGGTCCGGTCGGTCAGCACCGACAGGGGCATGATCGGCTCGGCCGCCCGGCGCTCGACGACCACCAGTGCCGCCCAGGCCAGGACGGTGCCGGCCGCCAGGGCGGCGATGACCGGACTGGTCCAGGAGTAGGCGCTGCCGCCCCAGGTGGCGATCAGGACGATGCCCACCGCCCCGGCCGTGGCCAGGGCCAGGCCCGCCCAGTCGATGCTCGGGCGCACCCTGTGGCGCGGCAGGCGCAGGGCCATGGCCACCGCGACCCAGGCCAGGATCCCGAAGGGCAGGAAGAACCAGAACACCCAGCGCCAGCTCAGCGCCTCGGTCAGCCACCCGCCCAGCAGCGGTCCCAGGATGGAGGCGATGCCGAACATGGAGCCCATCGGGGCGGTGTAGGTGGCGCGCACCCGTGGCGGGATGAGGTCCCCGGTGATGGCCTGGGAGGAGATGATCAGCCCGCCCCCGCCCAGGCCCTGCAGGAAGCGGAAGGCCACGAGCACCTCCATGGAGGCCGCCAGTCCGCACAGGGCGGAGCCGATGACGAACAGGGCGATGGCCGCCAGGTAGAGGGGCTTGCGCCCGATGACGTCCCCGAGCCGGCCGTAGAAGGGCATGGCCACCGTCTGGGCCAGCGTGTAGGCGGTGATCGTCCAGGACATCTGCGACACCCCGCCCAGGTCCCCGACGATGAGGGGCAGGGCCGTGGCCACCACGGTCTGGTACATCGCCGAGAGGAACATGACCGCCATGAGGCAGGCGTAGACGATCCAGAACCGCCGGTCGGGGCGGAAGGACATGGCCGGCCGGTCGGGACCGGAGTCCGGGGGCGCGGGGCGGGCTGTCGGGGAAGGAGGCATGGTGCCCCGATCATCTCACCGCCCCGACGACCATGGAGGTCGCACCAGGCGCCTCAGACCACCTCGGCGACGGCGGACAGGACCTCGGGGGGAAGCCCCAGTGACTCCATCTCCGCCAGCAGGGCGGTGCCGCTCAGGCCCCGGTCGATCGCCGCCCAGGCCTGGTCCTTGGCCAGGTAGGGCAGGCGGGCCGGCTCCAGGATGGCGAAGACCTCCTGGCGCCAGTCGGCCGGGCGCGCGGCGGCGCCCAGGAACTCGACCTCGATACCGGCCACGAGGTCCTGGCGCGAGACGACCCCCAGATCGACCTCCGTATGCGCGCCCAGGGTGAAGCCGTCGGCCTCCACCTGCCGCAGGGGAGCCTCGCGCGCCCCCGACGCGCCCGGGTCCTCGCCGCCGTCGCCGCCGATGCGCAGCCTGGCCGAGTCGGCCCCGGTGGCCAGCAGGCGCAGCACCAGGCGCCGCTCGTCGGGCACCACCTGGCTGGCCCCCTCGCAGGCGATGCGCACCACCGCCCTGCCCGGCTCGGCGTCCCGGGGCCAGGACAGGGACATGGAGGTGCGGGCCACGCCCTGGGGGCCGGGGGAGGGCGAGGCGTCGTCCTCCTCCAGGGTGAAGGAGCCGTCAGCGCCCGGGACGATGACGATGTCCAGGCTGCGGGGGTTGTCCGCGGCGGCCTCGGTGATGTCCCCGGCCAGCGGGATGAGCGAGCCCGCCGGCGCCAGGGCCGCCAGGCGCTCCAGGGGGCGCGACAGGATCAGGGTGCGGCCCCCGCGCCCGGCGGTGTAGCGCC
This genomic interval carries:
- a CDS encoding MDR family MFS transporter, whose amino-acid sequence is MPPSPTARPAPPDSGPDRPAMSFRPDRRFWIVYACLMAVMFLSAMYQTVVATALPLIVGDLGGVSQMSWTITAYTLAQTVAMPFYGRLGDVIGRKPLYLAAIALFVIGSALCGLAASMEVLVAFRFLQGLGGGGLIISSQAITGDLIPPRVRATYTAPMGSMFGIASILGPLLGGWLTEALSWRWVFWFFLPFGILAWVAVAMALRLPRHRVRPSIDWAGLALATAGAVGIVLIATWGGSAYSWTSPVIAALAAGTVLAWAALVVVERRAAEPIMPLSVLTDRTFAVATAVSVIALGCLFGLNGYLPTYVQMVFGVSPSASGLVLVPGAAGMVLASVIAGALVTRTGRYRIFPVAGSAVAALGMAVVGLAPPTAPLWWPSLGVLVAGLGVGMFFQLIVLIIHNALPASLLGTATSANNFFRQIGVTLGSTIVGVVFTSRLTSSLLDLGLSPQQASSLTPDSLGAMDASLRAGVVEAYHQGLSPVILGLAPILLAGAVIALGFTAIPLSTRTGLEQRSLEESRRRDRP